One Egicoccus halophilus genomic region harbors:
- a CDS encoding helix-turn-helix domain-containing protein: MDVDEADDASRWIGRRLREIREQQRLTLGEVAERTGGSPSHLSRIEKGQRQPSIGTLMQLARTYGMSLSQLVDDEPGDAPHVVRAAEAPVHDSPDGRYVAMSALGSALQVVRVELRPRRRPALVQHAGEEWIHVLDGEATVELDGELVQLAAGDAIHFDAAVPHGLHHAGRSTATVLVVSSAPATPGHAPSGHVPRPAD; encoded by the coding sequence GTGGACGTCGACGAAGCGGACGACGCGTCGCGCTGGATCGGGCGCCGGCTGCGTGAGATCCGCGAGCAGCAGCGGCTGACGCTCGGCGAGGTCGCCGAACGCACCGGCGGCTCGCCCTCGCACCTGTCGCGGATCGAGAAGGGCCAGCGGCAGCCGTCGATCGGGACGCTGATGCAGCTCGCCCGTACGTACGGCATGTCGCTGAGCCAGCTCGTCGACGACGAACCCGGCGACGCGCCCCACGTCGTGCGTGCGGCCGAGGCCCCGGTGCACGACAGCCCCGACGGGCGCTACGTCGCCATGAGCGCGCTCGGTTCGGCGCTGCAGGTGGTGCGGGTCGAGCTGCGTCCACGGCGTCGTCCGGCGCTCGTCCAGCACGCCGGGGAGGAGTGGATCCACGTGCTCGACGGCGAGGCGACGGTCGAGCTCGACGGGGAGCTCGTGCAGCTCGCGGCCGGCGACGCGATCCACTTCGACGCGGCCGTCCCGCACGGGCTGCACCACGCGGGCCGGTCGACGGCGACGGTGCTCGTCGTGTCGAGCGCACCGGCGACCCCCGGCCACGCGCCGAGCGGACACGTGCCCCGCCCCGCCGACTGA
- a CDS encoding class II histone deacetylase: MATGYLWHELFGWHDTGTNTGLFGSNPAAGLQPLQHFENAETKTRMNSLVGASGLLEHLVPLAPRPATDEELQRVHRAAHVQRIREESALPKGGDAGDGLSPFGHGGFEIAALAAGGAIVAAEAVMSGQVTNAYALIRPPGHHATPETGMGFCIFSNLAVAARHLQATGQASRIAVVDWDVHHGNGTQATFWEDPEVLTISVHQDNVFPPDSGALDEQGAGAAAGTAINVPLPAGSGVGAYLDVFTRVVVPALDAFGPEIVLVASGFDASAADPLARQMMTANGYRQLTELLMDAANRLCDGRLMMTHEGGYSPAYVPFCGLAVLEALSGHQTGIEDPFDPIFSGFAGQELQPHQAEVIDAAAALAQQLATD; the protein is encoded by the coding sequence ATGGCGACCGGGTACCTGTGGCACGAGCTGTTCGGCTGGCACGACACCGGCACGAACACGGGCCTGTTCGGCTCGAACCCGGCGGCGGGGCTGCAGCCGCTGCAGCACTTCGAGAACGCCGAGACCAAGACGCGGATGAACTCCCTCGTCGGCGCGAGCGGGCTCCTGGAGCACCTCGTGCCGCTGGCGCCACGGCCGGCGACCGACGAGGAGCTGCAGCGGGTGCACCGCGCGGCACACGTCCAGCGCATCCGCGAGGAGAGCGCGCTGCCCAAGGGCGGCGACGCCGGCGACGGGCTGAGCCCCTTCGGCCACGGCGGGTTCGAGATCGCCGCGCTCGCGGCCGGTGGCGCGATCGTCGCGGCCGAAGCGGTGATGTCCGGCCAGGTCACCAACGCCTACGCGCTCATCCGGCCACCGGGCCACCACGCGACGCCCGAGACCGGCATGGGCTTCTGCATCTTCTCGAACCTCGCCGTCGCGGCCCGTCACCTGCAGGCGACCGGCCAGGCGTCACGGATCGCCGTGGTCGACTGGGACGTGCACCACGGCAACGGCACGCAGGCGACCTTCTGGGAGGACCCCGAGGTCCTGACCATCTCGGTGCACCAGGACAACGTCTTCCCGCCCGACTCCGGTGCGCTGGACGAGCAGGGAGCCGGGGCGGCGGCGGGCACCGCCATCAACGTGCCGCTGCCGGCAGGATCCGGCGTCGGCGCCTACCTCGACGTCTTCACCCGGGTGGTGGTCCCCGCCCTGGACGCGTTCGGCCCCGAGATCGTCCTCGTCGCCTCCGGGTTCGACGCGTCGGCTGCGGATCCGTTGGCGCGGCAGATGATGACCGCCAACGGCTACCGCCAGCTCACCGAGCTGCTGATGGACGCCGCGAACCGGCTGTGCGACGGCAGGCTGATGATGACGCACGAGGGCGGCTACAGCCCCGCCTACGTCCCCTTCTGCGGGCTCGCCGTGCTCGAGGCCCTCTCCGGACACCAGACCGGCATCGAGGATCCCTTCGACCCGATCTTCAGCGGCTTCGCCGGCCAGGAACTGCAACCACACCAGGCGGAGGTCATCGACGCCGCCGCCGCCCTCGCGCAACAGCTCGCGACCGACTGA
- a CDS encoding RidA family protein: protein MSIRHLNPAGVHAQPQLITQVVAVDERTLVHLSGQVAWDEHGDPVAPGDHVAQAAQVRRNVEACLASIGATDADIVKETIYVVDHRPERLPAILGALRGSGDATPPASTYLGVAALFAPEFVIEVDLVVAVAR from the coding sequence ATGAGCATCCGACACCTGAACCCCGCCGGCGTGCACGCGCAGCCGCAGCTGATCACCCAGGTGGTGGCCGTGGACGAGCGCACGCTGGTCCACCTGTCGGGCCAGGTCGCGTGGGACGAGCACGGCGACCCGGTCGCACCGGGTGACCACGTCGCCCAGGCGGCGCAGGTGCGCCGCAACGTCGAGGCCTGCCTGGCGTCGATCGGCGCCACCGACGCCGACATCGTCAAGGAGACGATCTACGTGGTGGACCACCGACCCGAACGGCTGCCCGCCATCCTCGGCGCCCTGCGCGGGTCGGGCGACGCGACGCCACCGGCGAGCACCTACCTCGGTGTCGCGGCCCTGTTCGCCCCCGAGTTCGTGATCGAGGTCGACCTCGTGGTCGCCGTCGCGCGCTGA
- a CDS encoding helix-turn-helix domain-containing protein codes for MSAGRGKRTWRRIISPKPGRSSNRSAAGPIPPPASKLEVPTRRVPEQANEHGAAPQPFTATDISWMPPPPVVAKPALPPTPTRAPASLDSLQTSTSTSESADAVEQTPSRSPEPVHLALSHASAGKRLSASTPLGQLRVDAGFSQEAVAKRLGLAAQATVSMLERGTKPLTHELAEAMASLYGVSMQAVIEAAPVLDSTVQQTALGYAEDLTSISAAACKARRFRIGEASATAVPASPVEDADPVFQTEADLSRGEDQVRGVDWFDGSDAHSVRRRELRMSALAKGFTPLQAERVAVAGHPPLHEALATYGFYRELERLSDDFKRQADVGRDAGMPLVANLALRLMHDAATRHGAQRYAVALSALRLADEPQTGHGSPARADGPPTEPRRVLEGLRDVVSDRSALLLDERGTGSARRFDAYATATRGDDVLAAGFDHRRGVVRAINLSSLSTPPRTASGAEPAFDIPRQSLVDEAKRSLEALRPDEGSVRVTAAIGSDVTVPSTVSEQPPGAAHDAEVQPESSRPSLPTAIALTVEGHHLFLDRETRMGGAIGFVLTDPDTGQPARAGVRISETNELPETVLLGEERLSLAPAHRWLPEERRYSNEPEPFDRVRAIATHLVIAGRSFDLDLRVARRSSEQWTVRAKLTSTESAGATSGESNMPPKPSIKGAPVLPTPLFKLDGRWNWRWSVRTGDTHVMLPRELFEMNGIGTEPLTSVPLPDGTSVELAPTKYGTGFSVQRVGALRKASRGQPGDYVFIGVDIDATLVFHRVTKQLMGRVQSHMKLASLLCGLTDDHPTLSAVLWALGVEDESGTIDDAIAICEQRSDGPLVRELRSHASEAGLPPDLDEIFKAL; via the coding sequence ATGTCAGCGGGGCGAGGCAAGCGAACGTGGCGTCGGATCATATCTCCGAAGCCAGGACGGTCGTCGAATCGTTCTGCCGCAGGTCCCATCCCGCCTCCCGCCTCAAAGCTCGAGGTGCCGACCCGTCGGGTTCCGGAGCAGGCCAACGAGCACGGGGCCGCGCCGCAACCCTTCACCGCGACGGACATCTCTTGGATGCCGCCTCCCCCGGTAGTGGCGAAGCCGGCCCTGCCCCCGACGCCGACTCGGGCGCCGGCATCTCTCGACTCACTGCAGACGAGCACCTCAACGTCGGAGTCCGCGGACGCGGTCGAGCAGACACCGTCGCGTTCCCCTGAGCCGGTGCATCTAGCCCTTTCCCACGCCAGCGCAGGGAAGCGTCTATCAGCTTCCACACCGCTAGGCCAGCTACGCGTTGACGCGGGGTTCTCCCAAGAGGCGGTTGCCAAGCGCCTCGGCCTCGCAGCACAGGCGACCGTGTCGATGCTCGAGCGGGGCACCAAACCTCTCACTCATGAGCTGGCCGAGGCCATGGCGTCGTTGTACGGCGTCTCTATGCAGGCGGTCATCGAGGCTGCTCCGGTGCTTGACAGTACGGTTCAGCAGACCGCACTTGGCTACGCAGAGGATCTGACCAGCATCTCGGCTGCGGCCTGCAAGGCCCGACGCTTTCGCATTGGTGAGGCTTCCGCTACAGCGGTTCCGGCTTCACCGGTCGAGGACGCCGACCCTGTTTTTCAAACGGAAGCCGACCTGTCCCGTGGCGAGGATCAAGTCCGCGGTGTCGACTGGTTCGACGGTTCGGACGCCCACTCGGTCAGGCGCCGTGAGCTGCGGATGTCTGCTCTTGCGAAAGGGTTCACTCCACTTCAGGCTGAGCGGGTCGCGGTCGCCGGCCATCCTCCCCTGCACGAGGCCCTCGCCACCTACGGCTTCTATCGAGAACTCGAGAGGCTTTCCGACGACTTCAAAAGGCAGGCCGATGTAGGTCGCGACGCCGGTATGCCCTTGGTCGCGAACCTTGCCCTCCGCTTGATGCACGATGCCGCCACCCGCCACGGCGCTCAACGCTACGCGGTGGCCCTATCAGCGCTTCGTCTAGCTGACGAACCGCAAACTGGCCACGGTTCCCCGGCCAGAGCCGATGGGCCTCCGACTGAACCCCGGCGTGTCCTGGAGGGGCTCCGAGATGTGGTCAGTGATCGCAGCGCGCTCCTCCTAGACGAGCGAGGTACCGGCTCCGCGCGTCGGTTCGACGCCTACGCAACGGCAACACGAGGCGACGACGTTCTCGCCGCCGGCTTCGATCATCGACGAGGCGTGGTTCGTGCGATCAACTTGTCCTCTTTGTCGACCCCTCCCCGCACAGCTTCGGGCGCGGAGCCCGCCTTCGACATCCCGCGACAGTCGCTCGTCGACGAGGCGAAGCGCTCTCTCGAGGCCCTTCGCCCTGACGAGGGCTCCGTTCGGGTCACCGCAGCAATCGGCTCAGACGTCACCGTCCCGAGCACCGTTTCCGAACAGCCGCCGGGTGCCGCCCACGATGCGGAGGTACAACCAGAGAGCAGTCGACCGTCGCTGCCCACCGCTATCGCTCTCACTGTTGAGGGGCACCACCTCTTCCTCGACCGCGAGACGAGGATGGGCGGGGCTATCGGTTTCGTACTCACCGACCCCGACACGGGCCAGCCAGCGCGAGCCGGCGTTCGGATCAGCGAGACGAACGAACTGCCGGAGACCGTCCTTCTCGGCGAAGAACGTTTGAGTCTCGCTCCCGCTCACCGGTGGCTGCCCGAGGAGCGGCGCTACTCGAACGAGCCCGAGCCCTTCGACCGTGTACGTGCCATCGCAACCCACCTCGTCATCGCGGGTAGGAGTTTCGACCTCGACCTGCGTGTCGCGCGCCGGTCCAGCGAGCAGTGGACGGTGCGAGCCAAGCTGACGTCTACGGAGAGCGCTGGCGCCACCAGTGGGGAGAGCAACATGCCGCCGAAGCCGAGCATCAAGGGAGCCCCGGTGCTGCCGACCCCGCTCTTCAAGCTCGACGGTCGATGGAACTGGCGGTGGTCCGTGCGCACCGGCGACACGCATGTGATGTTGCCTCGTGAGCTCTTCGAGATGAACGGCATCGGCACGGAGCCGCTCACCTCAGTGCCCCTTCCTGACGGCACGAGCGTCGAGCTCGCACCGACGAAGTACGGCACAGGATTCAGCGTGCAGCGGGTCGGAGCGCTACGCAAGGCATCTCGGGGTCAGCCGGGCGATTACGTTTTCATCGGTGTCGACATCGACGCCACGCTTGTCTTTCACCGGGTCACGAAACAGCTGATGGGTCGGGTGCAGTCCCACATGAAACTCGCCTCACTGCTCTGCGGATTGACCGATGATCACCCAACCTTGTCCGCCGTGCTGTGGGCTCTTGGCGTCGAGGACGAGTCAGGAACCATCGACGACGCCATAGCCATCTGCGAGCAACGCTCCGACGGCCCGCTTGTTCGGGAGCTCCGGTCGCACGCAAGCGAAGCCGGCCTGCCGCCGGACCTCGACGAGATCTTCAAGGCCCTGTAG
- a CDS encoding FAD-dependent monooxygenase, which produces MRTEHTQVLVVGAGAVGLSSALLLGRSGISCIAIDRRRETSDHPRARGLNLRTTELLRQWGLQPAMQRAALPREDSAFAFREETLVGREYGRTETNDGSDAPTPTPRMLVPQYVIEDELRLRARECADVRFRTELLDFSHDANGVTARVRDLDDGEEHEIRADYLVGADGPASTVRSSLGIELEGIPLLSYWMGVYWRSADPRLWEAYLRRPGVGIFCIAPGRIVAFSLVDRVDRWMAFVVLPPTEVRPQTPSDEEAAALVEAASGTPGLDLEVINTAVWRVSSQVAPRYRDGRVLLAGDAAHLLPHTGGLGMNTGIQDAHNLAWKLALVLRGRAGESLLDTYGTERIPVARQNADWCVGNGETLRRIVGSALTGDEEGLAAAIKDENAHVRQDGADLGASYVSEAVVPDGTEPPPVGQTRYVPTGRPGHRAPHLWLEHDGVRFSTIDLLHARFVLLAGPQGGPWRDAAKAHADRTDLPLIAACVGADAELVDVDDDFLSTYGIEATGAVLVRPDGHVAWRSSNGDPAPAEKLRTVLSSILAAPST; this is translated from the coding sequence ATGCGGACGGAACACACGCAGGTGTTGGTGGTCGGCGCAGGAGCGGTCGGGCTGTCGTCCGCGCTGCTGCTCGGCCGGTCGGGCATCTCGTGCATCGCCATCGACCGACGCCGCGAGACCAGCGACCATCCGCGAGCGCGCGGGCTGAACCTGCGCACCACCGAGCTGCTGCGCCAGTGGGGGTTGCAGCCCGCGATGCAGCGGGCGGCACTCCCCCGCGAGGACTCGGCGTTCGCCTTCCGCGAGGAGACGCTGGTCGGTCGCGAGTACGGCCGCACCGAGACCAACGACGGCAGCGACGCGCCGACGCCGACGCCCCGGATGCTGGTCCCGCAGTACGTCATCGAGGACGAACTGCGTCTGCGTGCCCGCGAGTGCGCCGACGTACGGTTCCGGACCGAGCTGCTCGACTTCTCGCACGACGCGAACGGGGTCACCGCACGGGTGCGTGACCTCGACGACGGCGAGGAGCACGAGATCCGCGCCGACTACCTGGTCGGGGCCGACGGCCCCGCCAGCACGGTGCGTTCGAGCCTGGGCATCGAGCTCGAGGGCATCCCGCTGCTCAGCTACTGGATGGGGGTCTACTGGCGCAGCGCGGATCCCCGCCTGTGGGAGGCCTACCTGCGCCGACCGGGGGTCGGCATCTTCTGCATCGCCCCCGGGCGGATCGTCGCGTTCTCGCTCGTGGACCGGGTCGACCGCTGGATGGCGTTCGTGGTGCTCCCGCCGACCGAGGTCCGGCCGCAGACGCCGAGCGACGAGGAGGCGGCCGCGCTGGTCGAGGCGGCGTCCGGCACTCCCGGGTTGGACCTGGAGGTGATCAACACGGCCGTGTGGCGGGTGAGCTCGCAGGTGGCGCCGCGCTACCGCGACGGGCGGGTGCTGCTGGCGGGGGACGCGGCACACCTGCTGCCGCACACCGGCGGGCTCGGCATGAACACCGGCATCCAGGACGCCCACAACCTGGCGTGGAAGCTCGCGCTCGTGCTGCGGGGACGGGCCGGCGAGTCGCTGCTCGACACCTACGGGACCGAACGGATCCCGGTCGCACGCCAGAACGCCGACTGGTGTGTCGGCAACGGCGAGACGCTGCGCCGCATCGTGGGTTCGGCGTTGACCGGTGACGAGGAAGGGCTCGCGGCGGCGATCAAGGACGAGAACGCCCACGTGCGCCAGGACGGCGCGGACCTCGGCGCGTCGTACGTCTCCGAGGCGGTGGTGCCCGACGGCACGGAACCGCCACCGGTCGGGCAGACCCGCTACGTCCCGACCGGCCGTCCGGGGCACCGGGCGCCGCACCTGTGGTTGGAACACGACGGCGTCCGCTTCTCCACCATCGACCTGCTGCACGCCCGCTTCGTGCTGCTGGCAGGGCCGCAGGGGGGTCCGTGGCGCGATGCGGCGAAGGCCCACGCGGACCGCACCGACCTGCCGCTGATCGCCGCCTGTGTCGGCGCCGACGCCGAGCTGGTCGACGTCGACGACGACTTCCTGTCGACGTACGGGATCGAGGCGACGGGCGCCGTGCTGGTGCGACCCGACGGCCACGTCGCCTGGCGCAGCAGCAACGGCGACCCGGCACCGGCCGAGAAGCTGCGCACCGTCCTGTCGTCGATCCTCGCCGCGCCGTCGACGTGA
- a CDS encoding AAA family ATPase gives MIRFKQIRLSNFLVFRDAVVDFATDGRVTVLRAENGSGKTTFLRAMEWAIYGDESLPGARRYRLHPPDHRMPEDGPILVSVELDVDVESADGLKEATIRRFSEVKPSEDGWERTLSEAEFTFADGTAGDEDTLETLLPWRLREFFFTDGDKATDYVGGLDEEELVSSSKKAAASSLRGNVTEAVQSLLGLDLIDAVRAKAVQRSKDLDKELAKSTGSGALAEASQKQSEAQEHHARIKVDLAKHEEERRALAAEINDLEERRDELLRSGDPDELQRQVARAEKRLKKSREKLALAEREEARTLTSAPFTYTAAAPALMDFVERAEPLVESGVVPATYLWWVRRRLEEGICMCGCGLDPQGGPADRERHENVTKLVAQSEEETRSANHAGDLYYHLHGQLESLQHNSWLEQLATSAQAQKEARDEIIDAERNIDDLEPRLAMVKDSPVEGLRRQLLTLRERDKELDKAIAGLARELKAAYDDVVTADRQLDAARRRAHTAGDISIKSSLYQDLLEVLRRAKTWRTVEDVEALSSRMNDLFRGMIGNHEILAEVRVTRSDTETFEVAGIGIDGRRMDVAHQFNGASKRALTNAFVLALGETAGVRAPHVIDTPLGMMDPSVRRNVFEVMSKECVQLVLLLTRSEISGIEEMLDASSLTLTVTNQGSGDLVNRQFDDTRSVVCACSHREYCLVCERAGDESSSLVRRSA, from the coding sequence GTGATCAGGTTCAAACAGATTCGCCTCTCGAACTTCTTGGTCTTCCGTGACGCCGTTGTCGACTTCGCGACGGACGGCCGAGTGACCGTGCTGAGGGCAGAGAACGGCAGCGGCAAGACCACCTTCCTGCGGGCGATGGAGTGGGCCATCTACGGCGACGAGTCTCTCCCTGGAGCTCGGAGGTACCGGCTCCACCCGCCAGATCACCGCATGCCGGAGGATGGCCCCATCCTGGTCTCCGTCGAACTCGACGTGGACGTGGAAAGCGCGGATGGTCTCAAGGAGGCCACGATCCGGCGCTTCTCCGAGGTGAAGCCGTCGGAGGACGGCTGGGAACGGACGCTCTCTGAGGCGGAGTTCACGTTCGCTGACGGGACGGCTGGCGACGAGGACACCCTTGAGACGCTTCTCCCGTGGCGGCTGCGAGAGTTCTTTTTCACTGACGGAGACAAGGCTACCGACTACGTCGGTGGACTCGATGAAGAGGAGCTCGTCTCTTCGAGCAAGAAGGCTGCCGCCTCGAGCCTGCGCGGCAACGTAACCGAGGCAGTTCAATCCTTGCTCGGGCTCGATCTCATCGATGCGGTCCGAGCCAAGGCCGTGCAGCGATCAAAAGACCTTGACAAGGAGCTGGCGAAGTCCACTGGAAGCGGCGCCCTCGCTGAAGCCAGTCAGAAGCAGAGTGAGGCGCAGGAGCACCACGCCAGAATCAAGGTCGACCTCGCGAAGCACGAGGAGGAACGCCGAGCCCTCGCCGCAGAGATCAACGACCTCGAGGAGCGGCGAGATGAGCTCTTGCGCTCCGGCGACCCGGATGAACTTCAGCGACAGGTTGCTAGAGCAGAGAAGCGGCTGAAGAAGAGTCGCGAGAAGCTCGCGCTGGCTGAGCGCGAAGAAGCGCGCACCCTCACATCGGCTCCCTTCACGTACACCGCGGCTGCTCCCGCGCTGATGGATTTCGTCGAGCGCGCGGAGCCTCTCGTTGAATCGGGAGTCGTTCCCGCCACTTACCTTTGGTGGGTGCGGAGGCGGCTCGAAGAGGGCATCTGTATGTGCGGGTGCGGCCTCGATCCTCAGGGAGGGCCCGCCGACCGCGAGCGCCACGAGAACGTCACGAAGTTGGTCGCGCAATCCGAGGAGGAAACGCGTTCCGCGAACCACGCTGGAGACCTCTATTACCACCTTCACGGTCAGCTCGAAAGCCTGCAGCACAACAGCTGGCTCGAGCAGCTCGCGACCTCCGCTCAAGCCCAAAAGGAGGCCCGCGACGAGATCATCGACGCGGAGCGCAACATCGATGATCTCGAACCTCGACTTGCCATGGTGAAAGACTCACCAGTCGAAGGCCTGCGTAGGCAGCTGTTGACCTTGCGTGAGCGTGACAAGGAGCTCGACAAGGCGATCGCCGGCCTCGCGCGTGAGCTCAAGGCGGCCTACGACGACGTCGTGACGGCGGATCGACAGCTTGACGCTGCTCGCCGGAGGGCCCACACCGCCGGTGACATCAGCATCAAGTCTTCCCTCTACCAGGACCTCCTTGAGGTCCTTCGCCGAGCCAAGACGTGGCGTACGGTCGAAGATGTCGAAGCGTTGTCCTCGCGAATGAACGATCTCTTCAGGGGCATGATCGGCAACCATGAAATTCTCGCGGAAGTTCGCGTCACGAGATCCGATACGGAGACCTTCGAGGTGGCAGGTATCGGGATCGATGGTAGGCGGATGGATGTCGCCCATCAGTTCAACGGGGCCTCAAAAAGAGCGTTGACTAACGCCTTCGTGCTCGCCCTCGGAGAGACGGCAGGTGTTCGTGCTCCGCACGTCATCGATACACCGCTCGGCATGATGGACCCCTCAGTTCGTCGCAACGTCTTCGAGGTCATGAGCAAGGAATGCGTCCAGCTCGTACTGTTGTTGACACGATCTGAGATCAGTGGCATCGAGGAGATGCTCGATGCATCGAGTTTGACGTTGACCGTGACGAATCAGGGTTCAGGCGACCTAGTGAACCGCCAGTTCGACGACACGCGGTCGGTGGTGTGCGCATGCAGCCACCGTGAGTACTGCCTCGTCTGTGAACGTGCTGGCGACGAGTCGAGCTCACTCGTGAGGAGGTCGGCGTGA
- a CDS encoding TetR/AcrR family transcriptional regulator C-terminal domain-containing protein gives MPQTTRESEIVAAALELLDAQGVEGVTLRAVARRLGVHLNTVSWHVKTKHRLLQLTADGALAEVSLDDLPSDWDGRLRVLLGRYRAALLAHRDGARLMAGTYAAEPHTLRLAEAVVGTLLEAGLGEREAAWSCWTLIYFTLGLTQEEQDAPAAGGAELDDALSPADHPALHRVLPHLAVGSFAERYEFGLDLVIASLRRRVPSADRAGPHAG, from the coding sequence GTGCCGCAGACCACACGCGAGAGCGAGATCGTCGCCGCCGCCCTCGAGCTGCTGGACGCGCAGGGGGTCGAGGGGGTCACGCTCCGGGCGGTCGCGCGACGGCTCGGCGTGCACCTCAACACGGTGTCCTGGCACGTCAAGACCAAGCACCGGCTGCTGCAGCTGACGGCCGACGGTGCGCTCGCCGAGGTGTCCCTCGACGACCTGCCGTCGGACTGGGACGGGCGTCTGCGGGTCCTGCTGGGTCGCTACCGGGCCGCCCTGCTCGCGCACCGGGACGGGGCGCGGCTGATGGCCGGGACGTACGCGGCCGAACCGCACACGTTGCGGCTGGCCGAGGCGGTCGTCGGCACGCTGCTCGAGGCGGGCCTCGGCGAGCGGGAGGCGGCCTGGTCCTGCTGGACGCTCATCTACTTCACCCTCGGTCTGACCCAGGAGGAGCAGGACGCGCCGGCGGCGGGCGGCGCCGAACTCGACGACGCCCTGTCCCCGGCGGACCATCCCGCCCTGCACCGGGTGCTGCCGCACCTGGCCGTCGGGTCGTTCGCGGAGCGCTACGAGTTCGGCCTGGACCTGGTGATCGCCTCGCTCCGCCGGCGCGTGCCGTCCGCCGACCGGGCCGGACCCCACGCCGGGTGA
- a CDS encoding class II aldolase/adducin family protein — protein sequence MIGTGAVHEPVTDELDLGELPERRSSVEEEREHRKRQLAIAFRMFARHGFDEGVAGHLTARDPEFPERFWVNPFAVHFSRIRVSDLLLIDEHGHVVHGGRRTNKAAFAIHSAIHAARPDVVAIAHAHSLHGRAWAALDRTLDPIVQEACAFYDDHILFDEYEGLVLEVQEGRRIAERLGTARAAILRHHGLLTVGGSVEEAAWWFIAMDRSCQLQLLAEAAGRPRVMTDGEARTAARQFGNANMARHNFRSFAEAIVAQEPDVLD from the coding sequence ATGATCGGGACGGGTGCCGTGCACGAGCCGGTGACCGACGAGCTCGACCTCGGGGAGCTGCCCGAGCGGCGGAGCTCGGTCGAGGAGGAACGCGAACACCGCAAGCGACAGCTGGCGATCGCGTTCCGCATGTTCGCCCGCCACGGGTTCGACGAGGGGGTGGCGGGACACCTCACCGCCCGGGACCCGGAGTTCCCCGAGCGGTTCTGGGTGAACCCGTTCGCCGTGCACTTCTCGCGGATCCGGGTCAGCGACCTGCTGCTCATCGACGAACACGGTCACGTGGTGCACGGCGGGCGGCGGACCAACAAGGCCGCGTTCGCGATCCACTCGGCGATCCACGCCGCCCGGCCCGACGTCGTCGCGATCGCCCACGCCCACTCGCTGCACGGACGTGCCTGGGCGGCCCTCGACCGCACGCTCGATCCGATCGTGCAGGAGGCCTGCGCGTTCTACGACGACCACATCCTGTTCGACGAGTACGAGGGTCTCGTGCTCGAGGTGCAGGAGGGGCGACGGATCGCCGAGCGGCTCGGCACCGCCCGGGCCGCGATCCTGCGCCACCACGGCCTGTTGACGGTGGGAGGCTCCGTCGAGGAGGCCGCGTGGTGGTTCATCGCCATGGACCGCTCGTGCCAGCTGCAGCTGCTGGCCGAGGCGGCCGGCCGCCCCCGCGTGATGACCGACGGCGAGGCGCGCACGGCGGCCCGCCAGTTCGGCAACGCCAACATGGCGCGCCACAACTTCCGGTCGTTCGCGGAAGCCATCGTGGCGCAGGAACCGGACGTCCTCGACTGA
- a CDS encoding alpha/beta fold hydrolase, which translates to MTHFVLVAGSWGGGWIWQPVRQRLEAAGHRVETPTLPGLGERHHLATPGTGLTDHVEDLVDLLDRTDAADVVLVGHSYGGMVVTGAAAARPERIRQVVYLDAFVPEAGQSAFDLQPWLRDAFAAAALPERPWLVAPLDFAALGVEDPDALELLARRSTPLPLRTHEEPSAVSAPDAASGIRRSYLHCTAAPFFADTAAAVAADGFEVTTIDAGHMALVTHPDLVAQALSTAVQEPAAAPA; encoded by the coding sequence ATGACGCACTTCGTGCTGGTTGCAGGTTCGTGGGGCGGCGGGTGGATCTGGCAACCCGTCCGGCAGCGGCTGGAGGCGGCCGGCCACCGGGTCGAGACGCCGACGCTGCCCGGTCTCGGGGAACGTCACCATCTCGCCACTCCCGGGACCGGCCTCACCGACCACGTCGAGGACCTCGTGGACCTGCTCGACCGGACCGACGCCGCCGACGTCGTGCTCGTCGGGCACAGCTACGGCGGCATGGTGGTGACCGGTGCCGCCGCCGCACGCCCGGAGCGCATCCGCCAGGTGGTCTACCTGGACGCCTTCGTTCCCGAGGCCGGGCAGTCGGCGTTCGACCTGCAGCCGTGGTTGCGCGACGCGTTCGCCGCAGCCGCGCTACCGGAGCGCCCGTGGCTGGTCGCCCCGCTCGACTTCGCGGCCCTGGGCGTCGAGGACCCGGACGCGCTCGAGCTGCTCGCGCGCCGGTCGACGCCGCTGCCGCTGCGGACCCACGAGGAACCGTCCGCCGTGTCCGCGCCGGACGCGGCGTCGGGCATCCGCCGCTCCTACCTGCACTGCACGGCGGCGCCGTTCTTCGCGGACACGGCCGCGGCCGTCGCCGCGGACGGTTTCGAGGTGACGACCATCGACGCCGGGCACATGGCGTTGGTGACCCATCCGGACCTGGTCGCGCAGGCGCTGTCGACCGCGGTGCAGGAGCCCGCCGCCGCTCCGGCGTGA